The proteins below are encoded in one region of Streptomyces cyanogenus:
- a CDS encoding 30S ribosomal protein bS22, whose product MGSVIKKRRKRMAKKKHRKLLKRTRVQRRNKK is encoded by the coding sequence GTGGGCTCTGTTATCAAGAAGCGGCGCAAGCGGATGGCCAAGAAGAAGCACCGCAAGCTGCTCAAGCGCACGCGCGTTCAGCGCCGTAACAAGAAGTAA
- a CDS encoding helix-turn-helix domain-containing protein has protein sequence MAAAGERPLNEVQFLTVAEVASVMRVSKMTVYRLVHSGHLPAIRVGRSFRVPEQAVHEYLRDSYVGVETA, from the coding sequence ATGGCTGCAGCTGGCGAGAGGCCTCTGAACGAGGTTCAGTTCCTTACCGTGGCGGAAGTCGCCTCGGTGATGCGAGTGTCGAAGATGACCGTGTACCGCCTGGTGCACAGCGGTCATCTGCCCGCGATCCGGGTGGGACGGTCGTTCCGCGTCCCGGAGCAAGCGGTACACGAGTACCTCCGCGACAGCTACGTGGGGGTGGAGACGGCCTGA
- a CDS encoding phosphatase, producing the protein MWTAARLRAHLVAARLAGVVATSREASLRSYRLFAARDPRVLIGIDPEGAWEARDLLGLMAERCGVSADPLYTSGPDAIDPDRTLAALDAFAGRIREAARRGAPVLLGTGHPHRLLGFYAGLADALSAAGCEVLTPAQGRCVDILTRFGLRTHRLDYVRGVALVREPASERPGCEPGVHSHSPLPVRVALDAAAEAGGPLPELVVGDHGWVCGAGQLGFETIGLADTDDPALFVGEAEGRVSVVVPVDDAVRSAHYWPLTRYVLNRACLSQ; encoded by the coding sequence GTGTGGACCGCCGCTCGTCTCCGTGCGCATCTGGTGGCTGCTCGGCTGGCCGGGGTCGTGGCGACGTCGCGGGAGGCGAGCCTGCGGAGTTATCGGCTGTTCGCCGCGCGGGACCCGCGTGTGCTGATCGGGATCGATCCCGAAGGCGCCTGGGAGGCCCGGGACTTGCTCGGGTTGATGGCGGAGAGGTGCGGGGTTTCGGCCGATCCGCTGTACACCTCCGGGCCCGACGCGATCGATCCGGACCGGACGCTCGCCGCGCTGGACGCCTTCGCGGGGCGGATCCGGGAGGCGGCCCGGCGCGGTGCGCCCGTGCTGCTGGGCACCGGGCACCCCCACCGGCTGCTGGGTTTCTACGCCGGACTTGCGGACGCGTTGTCGGCGGCGGGATGTGAGGTCCTCACCCCAGCGCAGGGTCGCTGTGTCGACATATTGACCCGGTTCGGTCTACGCACTCATCGCCTCGACTACGTACGAGGGGTTGCCCTGGTGCGGGAACCGGCGAGCGAGCGCCCCGGTTGTGAGCCGGGTGTCCACAGCCACTCGCCGCTCCCGGTTCGCGTCGCGCTCGACGCCGCGGCGGAGGCCGGCGGGCCGCTGCCCGAGCTCGTCGTCGGTGACCACGGCTGGGTCTGCGGTGCAGGTCAGCTGGGGTTCGAGACCATCGGGCTGGCCGACACCGACGATCCCGCGCTGTTCGTGGGGGAGGCCGAGGGGCGGGTGTCCGTCGTCGTTCCGGTTGATGACGCAGTGCGGTCTGCTCACTACTGGCCGCTGACCCGCTACGTGCTCAATCGGGCATGTCTGTCACAGTAG